A segment of the Nasonia vitripennis strain AsymCx chromosome 2, Nvit_psr_1.1, whole genome shotgun sequence genome:
CCGAGGTGGTCCTCGTGAAGGAGACGCCCTCCGACAACATCGGTCTCGACGGCTACAGGTTCGCCTACGAGCTGAGCGACGGGTCGACCCGCGAGGAGTCCGCCCAGCTGGAGAACCGAGGACCCGAGGACTCCATCCTCCGCGTCCAGGGATCCTACAGCTGGTACAACCCCGAGGACGGCCAGACCTACACCATCACCTACATCGCCGACGAGAACGGTTTCCAGCCCCAGGGCGCCCATCTGCCCACCCCTCCCTCCGCCTAGATTTaaacaagttatttatttaataaagttgtttttttatacgaaaatTTATGCAGTTTTGCGTCTCCTTTATTTCCGCACCACATGTATCTTCGTCACTTATGCAATGAAGCACTTTTACATTGATTTATCACTCGTCTTCTACATATTATTcgattctatttttattaactaaaAGTAGTATAGATGCACGATTCTAATGATTATCTTAGCTATAATAAATGACATTATAGTACTTGCATAACGACGTGCACAAAGCCATATTGATAACTCGCAATCCAGTTTTTACTGCAATGTTCGAACACGAGATCAGAAAAAcaagcaaaataaaattaaaatcattgaTGTAAGtggaaaaataatgaaaaaagtgTTACGATTTATTTACGCGGCCAAAGTCAATAATATTCAAGAACTGACAAGTGAATTTTTGCCAGCAACTGATAAGGAAAGAATTAATTGCTGCGAATGCGAGAGAAGTTTTGATCGGCAGCTGAGATACTGAAAATATTGCCGAAACACATTCTTATTAGATAAATGTCATTACGCTAAGCTAAGATCGTCTGCTATTAGTTTTATTCGTATAAATAGAAAAGCTTTAATAAATTCTTTCAATAGGGTTTACAAACATAATCATCGACATTACCAAGAGAAATCACTAAAATACTGATGTAATTCGTCTttttcagatttattattaaatattctgttttcaatattattctgatccctatataaaaaatccctatataaaaaagtcatgaccggatgaagtgaagccaagaatgcgtcaatatgattggctcatgtagtgcgcatgcgtcaaaagtatcgttagaattttttgatttgtttttgatttctaaaattgattctaattttgaaatttatatgagcgcgaaatgaatcatatattgtaaagtttgatatatttccgtgatagaaaacaaatattaaaaatatcaatcaagtatttatattccatttaataagttaatgaaattatagtctactacagtgcgcgcagcgcactgcgctAAGTCTAGTATTAGTAAAGAAGAACGCGCATACACATAAGCTATAATACTACTCTATCCTACtctaaaaaagagaggaatcGTCATTCTATTGGTTCTCTGATTGGTCGTCGATTGGCCAATAAGATTACGAGATAGATGGCGGGACGCTCGTGATAGTTTGTttctaacctataaaaatgtttaatataaaGCAGAGCGCACGGAGCGCGCATTGATCTTGCTAATACAGTAAAATTAGAAATAGATATACGGAATATTAGTTATAGCaaatttattataactatAGAGAAATAGAtagataaattaaaagaaaatatataatttcttATATTGAAATTGCGAACATAATCTTTGTTGATGGTACGCATGCATAAGCTGGTCTTGTAAATAATCTGAAGCTTAGTACGGAACAGTTAGTCTAGCGAAATCACGAGTCAAGCTGAGCAGGTACCGCTTCGAAAAGTTTTCCATTGCGTGAGACTTGgaaatacgaaaaaaattagaacGACTTCAAACGCTGCAAAAAATAACGTAAGTTTGGTTATCTTTAAGGCTAAAACATCAGCATCATGATTAtgatataacagatatttgaACATGTCATTTAGGATGGATTTAAATATGCAACGTAGACGCCAGCGCGATGTGACACACATCAGAGTCAAGGAATTCGAGTATACGTGTTTAATAgagaatttcaaattttaccaCTGTCAAGTAAGAAAGGAATTACAATCTCCAGTGTTCAGGATGGGCGACAACGACGAATACAAATGGTGTTTGCATCTGTATCCAAATGGATACGCTGATCAAGATGAAGATTATTTATCAGTGTATCTGGAACTGTTGGAAGAAACAATTGATGAACGGGCAGCATTCTTAGTTTTATATCTTGTCAAGAGAAATGGAGATGACTCCGATGTGGCCATTGAAACctttatagaaaaaataaagcatgGCAATTCTCAAAAACGCGAATTTCCCAAGTTTACCGAAAGAGCTTATGTCTTTGACAAAAGCAATGACCTATTGCCAAACGGCGCACTCACTTTACGCTGCAAATTGTACTTGACCGATGAAATCGTAAACGTCTCCCATCCGTCGGAGACGTTTTTACCGGCCGATCAGATGTTGTCCTGAGATTTCGAGGAACTTTTGAGGAACGAAAAGTTTAGCGACTTCAGGTTAATCCTGGGAGATAAAGTGATCAACGCGCACAAGAACATTCTAGCGGCGCGTAGCCACGTGTTTGCCGCTATGTTCGACCAACCTATGAAAGAGCAGCAAGAGAATGAAGTGGAAATCGAGGATATCGATTACGACGTTATGCAGCAGCTATTGCAGTTCGTTTACACGGGAAAAGTCAACGATAAGAAGGAGGCGATTTTCTACATCGATCTTCTGATAGCGGCTGACAAGTACGAACTAGATGGGCTAAAGATGTTGTGCGAGGATTCGTTGATCGTTAACTTGTCTGCGACAAACGTGGGTGAGTTGCTGGCCGTTGCTGATCGCCACAAAGCCAGCGCGTTAAAAAAGGCTTCAATGGAGTTTATACTGAAACACCTAAAGCTCCTCATAGACTCGCAGAAGTTCAAGGCAGACATGGCTGCCCTTTCGCCTCTACTCGTAGAAATAATCACCATGTTTATGCTATCGGAGCAATGAAATTTCATTGTGTTTTTATGTGTTTTAATGCCATTAACTACGTGGTGCGGATATAAAGGAGACGCAAAACTGCATAAattttcgtataaaaaaacaaatttattaaataaataacttgtttAAATCTAGGCGGAGGGAGGGGTGGGCAGATGGGCGCCCTGGGGCTGGAAACCGTTCTCGTCGGCGATGTAGGTGATGGTGTAGGTCTGGCCGTCCTCGGGGTTGTACCAGCTGTAGGATCCCTGGACGCGGAGGATGGAGTCCTCGGGTCCTCGGTTCTCCAGCTGGGCGGACTCCTCGCGGGTCGACCCGTCGCTCAGCTCGTAGGCGAACCTGTAGCCGTCGAGACCGATGTTGTCGGAGGGCGTCTCCTTCACGAGGACCACCTCGGCTGGGTTGCCGGCCTGCCTGCGCTGGGGACCGGCCAGGGCGACGGCCACGAGGGCGGCGAAAACTGCGATCTGAAATGCCACACAAACTTTACAGTTTCTAATATATTTCACGTTGGGTTCAATTTAATTGAGCATCCGATCGGTTTTTAAATTCTTAATTCAGCACGACTATAATGCTTGTTTCGCTCATGCTAATTAAATCGGCACAATTGAATCGTATCACGAATTCAGATCACTTGTTATATTACTGCACAATCACTGTACGTACCGTCTTCATGATGTTCGAGAGTTTGAGAACTGCGAAGTTCCGAATGGGACGAGAAGACAAAAACTGAATGTAGGTAGTAGGATACCAGTTCTTTTTATACACTGCCTACGGAATTCTCCCACTCTCTACCATCAGCAATACATGGCAACACTCATTTGAAatcttgatttttctttttagccATTCACTTTTCATCTTCACATTTGGATCATCTTTTTCGGATATGGAGAGGCGTGCATCGCCtgttatgtaaaaattattcgacGTTAGATAATATTATAGACTCACGCTTATTTGAATATGTATGGTGCGTATGTATTAGTtatttataatcattttaCTTTAGCTGTTCAGATAGATATAAAATTCTTCTGAAAATTAACACAATCAACTACTAACTAATATTATTGCCCATAAACAATATATATCTGTGTCTGTACGTATGTGCGTGCGTGAATTTGAACATCATTCAAGATTATTGAAAAGTTTCTATTTTCTGTTTTCTATTGAAAAGgatctattttttaaaataacccCTAAACTCAGGTTTTATAACTGTAAGAAAAATTAGCTCTGATAATAATTATAGGACGAAAACGAATGATTAGTACGTGtcctaaaatatttaattttacaataaaatctTACAATATACATGTGAATCAGTAAGTTAATCGTTGCCTAATAATGTAACAATCTAAATTTCTAATTTTCTAACAGCtagattgtgtgtgtgtagtctAGCCGCTGAGCCCTTTTCGTCGGACTTGAATGGCCAGTAGATCACCAAGGttttttctatgtatttttgcCTTCTGAACACGAATTTCGAGGGTGGAATGCCCAAAAGTGGTCAGGTAATTTGTTATtgacaaattaattgttaatattcaacaaaattatgttATTTCTCAAAAACTTTAACccaaaaacagttttttagattctttatATGATTGAGAATCAAAAATGTTCCTATaagattttctgaaaaaggctTTTTTGAGTAAAAGAGTACTAAAATCCGGTAAAAATCGtgattttttctcaattttatcaaacttaatcaatttttactcaaaaacaaagcctttttcagaaaatcttatgagaacattttcgatttagaattatgtaaagaatctaaaaaatatttcctgGTTCGaaagaatataattttattaaatattaacaaaTAATTTGTCAATTACAAATTACCTGACCACTTTTGGGAATTCCATCCTTGAAATTCGTGTTCAGGAGGAAAAAATACATAGAGAAACCTTGGTGATCTACAGGCTATTCAAGTCCGACGAAAAGTGCTCAGCGCCTAGACTAGTGCTACTTATATGCATTTCGATATAAACGGCTAGAGATAGCAATTTACAACCTCAACCAGGTGAATCgggtaaataaaataaaaaagcttcaGTTAATAATTCTAAGTTATTTTAAACGTCTGAAACATTTAACCATTTTCAACCGTTAAGTTCATTAGTTAATTCAAAGCTATTTTGAACATCTAAAAcattgaattattttcaacTGTTAAGTTTCTAGGAGCAAAATATGCACAGAAAATTTTAAGGGATAATCtgtaacacacacacacacacacacacacaaaagcAACTTCGGATcttataaataatgtattcgTTTCTTTcttcaaaagttaaaaatcaaaaagacTTCGTCGTAAGATTTCGAAATGAGCTATAGTTTTTGAGAGAAATAGCTAAATTAGGCTACTAAAATgccaaaaaaataagtatgtTCATATAATTCGTTTGCGTTTAGTTTATAGTTTAGTAAATTCTATTTCTATTATAATTTCTGCTTATCTAGTagtaaatttgatttaaacaatcaatttgaaaaaatagcaTTTATCACTATTAAATGATTAGATAAGATAATATATAGGACATAATTTTTATAGTGCCGAAAAGATAATTCAAAAAGTGAATAAATCATTTGATGAAAATAGTGATTTTAAATCAGCACAAAGGATTCATTGACCCATTAAAAGATCTGAATTGAGTATAACTGTAATTTGATGTGTATACGAAGAAGGTTATCAGGTAATAATGTGATAAAAAGAATGTTTGACTtaactaaaaaatttattcaactaaaaatttatctaaatatttcaatttaggcTACGGGAGCCACGGGAAGATGAGCACCCTCGGGCTGGAATCCGTTCTCGTCAGCGACGTAATTGACGGTGTAGGTGACACCATCGATAACAAAGCTGTATAGGATCCGCGAACGCTGAGGACGGATTCTTCGGCACTGCGGCTCAGGACCTGAGCAGATTCCTCGTGCTTCTGTCCGTTGCTCAGTTCATAGCTGTATTTGTAGCCGTCGAGACCGATGTTGTCAGATGGAGTCTCCTTAACGAGGACAACCTCATCAGTAGAGCTTGCGGATTGTCTGC
Coding sequences within it:
- the LOC100118932 gene encoding endocuticle structural glycoprotein ABD-5, encoding MKTIAVFAALVAVALAGPQRRQAGNPAEVVLVKETPSDNIGLDGYRFAYELSDGSTREESAQLENRGPEDSILRVQGSYSWYNPEDGQTYTITYIADENGFQPQGAHLPTPPSA
- the LOC100118868 gene encoding endocuticle structural glycoprotein ABD-5, with the translated sequence MKTIAVFAALVAVALAAPQRRQAGNPAEVVLVKETPSDNIGLDGYRFAYELSDGSTREESAQLENRGPEDSILRVQGSYSWYNPEDGQTYTITYIADENGFQPQGAHLPTPPSA
- the LOC116415690 gene encoding TD and POZ domain-containing protein 5-like; amino-acid sequence: MFDQPMKEQQENEVEIEDIDYDVMQQLLQFVYTGKVNDKKEAIFYIDLLIAADKYELDGLKMLCEDSLIVNLSATNVGELLAVADRHKASALKKASMEFILKHLKLLIDSQKFKADMAALSPLLVEIITMFMLSEQ
- the LOC100118899 gene encoding TD and POZ domain-containing protein 2-like; the encoded protein is MSFRMDLNMQRRRQRDVTHIRVKEFEYTCLIENFKFYHCQVRKELQSPVFRMGDNDEYKWCLHLYPNGYADQDEDYLSVYLELLEETIDERAAFLVLYLVKRNGDDSDVAIETFIEKIKHGNSQKREFPKFTERAYVFDKSNDLLPNGALTLRCKLYLTDEIVNVSHPSETFLPADQMLS